A DNA window from Flammeovirga agarivorans contains the following coding sequences:
- a CDS encoding SEL1-like repeat protein: MRIRNIYIYVSVITLLVFGTTNVLGQSIDQLKKQAKYNNDAESWYQLGQAYQKGEIEKVNLKKAASYYEKAAQLGHVDASLALADIKMSKNEYGDAIKLLKIASKGGAAEASYQLGTIYEDGKNVTKDENEAIYFYLRALDGGIEKSELALKKLPVADYPDKSDIFYQKYLGENGSAESDYQLGLAYKNGKEVDKDLKKSFDYFNRASKKDFPEADYELALFYKNGLLGIKDSRKAIHYLINASNHGVKPATDMLETMDIKTFVSEDDINYLKYQAITLNNAEAQYTLYLLLSKNEEEKSKALEMCQRSALQDYQPAMLTLANLYLSGTPPLKKSTTAAFKWRRQAAYVGSDSAEYLLGTMYEGGVGVQKSEERAVRWYIKAANHGVEAASARLKTLNIDQYIDATDLEYATYKANQGDLNAQLMLGKYYYKNDQAAAINWLQKAGNQNSAEAELYLGDIFKDGKCQMVGDINKAEEHYKKALALGSQEANLRMAQLYSENASLNTKSLTSRGISKEDDAMQYANAYMVSATHINSDNTNPDPQAYLLMGNIHQQNGKTVEAIKQYDLYIKTFDEAEGNHKEFIEVINKQANAYAELGEINSALLQIDIALAKADDFSQIKDFKESYSTIKGELFYTQAILLFKKGDKYKACNVFQKAKAIGIPIEEKYENLCLN; this comes from the coding sequence ATGAGAATTAGGAATATATATATTTACGTATCGGTAATCACCCTGCTAGTTTTTGGAACAACAAACGTTTTAGGTCAAAGCATAGATCAGTTAAAAAAACAAGCAAAATATAATAATGATGCTGAAAGCTGGTATCAGTTAGGGCAAGCTTATCAAAAAGGAGAAATTGAAAAAGTAAACCTAAAAAAGGCGGCTTCATATTATGAAAAAGCAGCTCAATTAGGTCATGTTGACGCTTCATTAGCATTAGCGGACATCAAAATGTCTAAAAATGAATATGGTGATGCGATCAAACTTTTAAAAATAGCTTCAAAAGGTGGAGCCGCAGAAGCCAGCTATCAATTAGGTACTATTTATGAAGATGGCAAGAATGTCACTAAAGACGAAAATGAAGCTATCTACTTTTACCTTCGAGCTTTAGATGGAGGAATAGAAAAATCAGAACTAGCATTAAAAAAATTACCAGTAGCCGATTATCCCGACAAGTCAGATATTTTTTATCAAAAATATTTAGGAGAAAACGGATCTGCTGAGTCAGACTACCAATTAGGTTTAGCTTATAAAAATGGTAAAGAAGTAGACAAGGATCTTAAAAAGAGCTTTGACTATTTTAATAGAGCTTCTAAAAAAGACTTCCCCGAAGCCGATTATGAATTGGCGTTATTTTATAAAAATGGTCTTTTAGGAATTAAAGACTCAAGAAAAGCAATACATTATCTTATAAATGCTTCCAATCACGGTGTAAAGCCTGCAACAGATATGTTAGAAACAATGGATATCAAAACTTTTGTTTCTGAAGACGATATTAATTATCTGAAGTATCAGGCGATTACTTTAAATAATGCCGAGGCACAATATACTTTATACTTACTATTAAGTAAAAACGAAGAAGAAAAGTCTAAAGCTTTAGAAATGTGCCAACGCTCAGCATTACAAGATTACCAGCCAGCAATGCTTACTTTAGCCAACTTATATTTAAGCGGAACACCTCCCTTAAAGAAAAGTACAACAGCTGCATTTAAATGGAGAAGACAAGCGGCTTATGTAGGTTCCGATTCTGCAGAATACTTGCTAGGCACAATGTATGAAGGTGGTGTTGGTGTTCAGAAAAGTGAAGAAAGAGCTGTCCGTTGGTATATCAAAGCGGCGAACCATGGAGTTGAAGCAGCATCTGCCCGACTAAAAACATTAAATATCGATCAATATATCGATGCTACTGACCTTGAGTATGCCACTTACAAGGCGAATCAAGGAGATTTGAATGCACAATTGATGCTTGGAAAGTATTATTATAAAAATGATCAAGCAGCTGCCATCAACTGGCTACAAAAAGCGGGTAATCAAAATAGTGCAGAAGCTGAACTCTATTTAGGTGATATTTTTAAAGATGGAAAATGTCAGATGGTCGGTGATATCAATAAAGCAGAGGAACACTATAAGAAAGCACTAGCTTTGGGCAGTCAAGAAGCCAATTTAAGAATGGCTCAGTTATATTCTGAAAATGCAAGCTTGAATACAAAATCACTTACATCTAGAGGTATCAGTAAAGAAGATGATGCCATGCAGTATGCCAATGCTTATATGGTTTCGGCTACTCATATCAACAGTGATAATACAAATCCAGACCCTCAGGCCTATTTATTAATGGGCAATATCCATCAACAAAATGGAAAAACTGTAGAGGCAATCAAACAATACGATTTATATATTAAAACTTTCGATGAAGCGGAAGGTAATCATAAAGAATTTATAGAAGTCATCAATAAACAAGCGAATGCTTATGCTGAATTAGGAGAAATCAATAGTGCATTATTACAAATTGATATCGCATTGGCAAAAGCTGATGATTTCAGTCAGATTAAAGATTTTAAAGAGAGCTACTCAACTATCAAAGGTGAGTTGTTCTATACACAAGCAATTTTGCTTTTTAAGAAAGGAGATAAATACAAAGCTTGTAATGTCTTTCAAAAAGCAAAAGCAATAGGAATTCCAATCGAAGAGAAATACGAAAACCTTTGTTTGAATTAA
- a CDS encoding serpin family protein, which yields MKSKLLPLFTSLLLVLNTIHVIAQDNWMMLKQIHKNENVVISPYSVNSALGMLSMVTSDETQQEILNYLEVKDEKQLKKKVEAKHQLFTTKQNVDLSIANGIWYDKQYKLIPTTKKDLISTFDAEIKGVNFYQSEKVKTQINDWVDKKTEGEIDQIISEVTKDDRMILVNTVFFDAEWSQNFDEKATRKGEFKLTNGEVKQIDFLTDNARFTKNYSDDNIKVLSLLYKEAEFELVLLMPTQGKLEEFLDGLNEQKVLDYQSKMKPSEVFFKMPKTKITFEKDLIANLKSSGIERAFFSGQAQFGNFSKSAAKDLYVSQVMHKTVVTFSESGTKAAAATAISVSRSALNPKKKEFYFNQPFIFLIQEVKTKEVLFMGTVETP from the coding sequence ATGAAATCTAAATTACTCCCATTATTTACCAGTCTTTTATTAGTGCTAAATACTATCCATGTGATTGCTCAAGACAATTGGATGATGCTAAAACAAATCCATAAAAATGAGAATGTTGTCATTTCTCCATATAGTGTAAATTCAGCTTTAGGTATGCTTTCAATGGTTACTAGTGATGAAACACAACAAGAAATATTGAATTACTTGGAAGTGAAAGATGAGAAACAACTCAAGAAAAAAGTAGAAGCAAAGCATCAACTATTCACTACAAAGCAAAATGTTGACCTTAGTATTGCAAATGGAATTTGGTACGATAAGCAATATAAATTAATTCCTACCACCAAAAAAGATCTGATTTCTACATTTGATGCTGAAATAAAAGGTGTGAACTTTTATCAATCTGAAAAAGTAAAAACACAAATAAATGATTGGGTGGATAAAAAAACAGAAGGGGAAATTGATCAAATCATTTCGGAAGTAACAAAAGATGACCGAATGATTTTAGTGAATACGGTTTTCTTCGATGCTGAATGGTCTCAGAATTTTGATGAAAAGGCGACAAGAAAAGGAGAATTTAAGTTAACAAATGGAGAAGTAAAACAAATTGATTTCCTTACTGATAATGCAAGATTTACTAAGAATTATAGTGATGATAACATTAAAGTATTATCCTTGCTATATAAAGAAGCGGAATTTGAATTGGTTTTATTAATGCCAACTCAAGGAAAACTAGAAGAATTTCTGGATGGTTTGAATGAGCAAAAGGTATTAGACTATCAATCAAAAATGAAACCTTCTGAAGTTTTCTTTAAAATGCCTAAAACAAAAATAACCTTTGAAAAAGATCTTATCGCCAATTTAAAGAGTAGTGGTATAGAAAGAGCATTTTTCTCAGGTCAGGCACAGTTTGGTAACTTCTCAAAAAGTGCTGCCAAAGACTTATATGTATCACAAGTAATGCACAAGACGGTAGTCACCTTTTCAGAATCGGGGACTAAAGCAGCAGCAGCTACAGCAATAAGTGTCTCTCGAAGCGCATTAAACCCAAAGAAAAAAGAATTCTATTTTAATCAACCTTTTATATTTCTGATTCAAGAAGTAAAAACAAAAGAAGTTCTTTTTATGGGTACTGTGGAAACACCATAA